Proteins encoded together in one Mycobacterium sp. MS1601 window:
- a CDS encoding VWA domain-containing protein, producing MEATLHRFVRLLRLAGLRVSIPEALDAMRCAGQPGVLTSRAVLRTALRVALVKDHRDEPVFDQIFDAFFSLVRVGPDDDAHGHSHAHDDLVDTGELESFTLSEEPSDKPQEGHEHGKPHSIREYFKQEDLAQQYNLHQEANKIDLAALTDQIVFSKDKVGDDANSYRVELSADRLHGAGPPGDLASGGGTNVDADLTIAEQDALLGWLNEIEDAEGDESDAAALRRRLTGVLENLPQALKRHLEALLALENKIIEEREQREAKVDRIAETERADLEDSLRRLARSLHGALTHRRRISAAGRVDPGQTMRRNMRFDGVPFMPVTIRRSEDRPRLLVLADVSLSVRATSRFTLNLVHGLQDLFTQVRSFAFVDQVVETTELFRDYPSERALGLIFGGDVLDVDANSDCGAVFGEFVAEHSSALSRRTTVLVLGDGRNNGKDPNLAAFEEITRRARETIWLTPEPRYSWGLGGCDLPRYAEYCDRVRVVRDLTGLEHTAAEFAAEAVGR from the coding sequence ATGGAAGCGACATTGCACCGGTTCGTCCGGCTCCTGCGGCTGGCGGGACTGCGCGTCTCGATTCCCGAGGCGCTGGACGCGATGCGATGCGCAGGGCAGCCCGGTGTGTTGACCTCCCGGGCTGTCCTGCGTACCGCATTGCGCGTCGCGTTGGTCAAAGACCACCGCGACGAACCGGTGTTCGACCAGATCTTCGACGCGTTCTTCTCATTGGTGCGCGTCGGCCCCGATGACGACGCCCACGGGCACTCACACGCCCACGACGATCTGGTCGATACCGGGGAACTGGAGTCGTTCACGCTGTCGGAGGAGCCCAGCGACAAGCCCCAGGAGGGGCACGAACACGGCAAACCGCACAGCATCCGGGAGTACTTCAAACAGGAGGACCTCGCCCAGCAGTACAACCTGCACCAGGAGGCCAACAAGATCGATCTGGCGGCGTTGACGGATCAGATCGTGTTCTCCAAGGACAAAGTGGGCGACGACGCGAACTCCTACCGCGTCGAACTGTCCGCCGATCGCCTGCACGGGGCGGGTCCCCCGGGAGATCTCGCATCAGGTGGCGGCACCAACGTCGACGCCGATCTCACCATCGCCGAACAGGATGCCCTGCTTGGCTGGCTGAACGAGATCGAGGACGCCGAGGGCGACGAATCCGACGCCGCAGCGCTCCGGCGTCGACTCACCGGGGTGCTGGAGAACCTTCCGCAAGCGCTCAAGCGTCACCTCGAGGCGCTGCTGGCGCTGGAGAACAAGATCATCGAAGAACGCGAGCAACGGGAAGCGAAAGTCGACCGGATCGCCGAGACCGAGCGCGCGGATCTGGAGGATTCCCTGCGCCGCCTCGCGCGCTCCCTGCACGGTGCGCTGACTCATCGCCGCAGGATCTCCGCCGCCGGCCGGGTGGACCCGGGCCAGACGATGCGACGCAACATGCGCTTCGACGGGGTGCCGTTCATGCCCGTGACCATCCGCCGGTCCGAGGATCGGCCGCGGCTGCTGGTGCTGGCCGACGTCAGCTTGTCGGTGCGGGCCACGTCGCGGTTCACCCTGAATCTGGTGCACGGCTTGCAGGACCTGTTCACCCAGGTTCGATCGTTCGCGTTCGTCGACCAGGTAGTGGAGACGACCGAGCTGTTCCGGGACTATCCGAGCGAGCGTGCGCTGGGGTTGATCTTCGGTGGTGATGTGCTCGATGTGGACGCGAACTCCGACTGCGGAGCGGTGTTCGGGGAGTTCGTCGCCGAGCACTCGTCGGCGTTGTCGCGGCGCACCACGGTGCTGGTGCTCGGCGACGGTCGCAACAACGGCAAGGATCCGAATCTGGCCGCGTTCGAGGAGATCACCCGCCGCGCCCGCGAGACCATCTGGCTGACCCCCGAGCCGCGGTACTCCTGGGGCCTGGGTGGCTGTGACCTGCCGCGATACGCAGAATATTGTGACCGAGTGCGTGTGGTGCGCGACCTGACCGGACTGGAGCACACCGCGGCCGAGTTCGCCGCGGAAGCAGTGGGCCGATGA
- a CDS encoding MadR family response regulator transcription factor, translating to MTVTTKTIRLVLVDDHAILRQGLRSILEREPDLQVVGEAASEAEAEAVVASMRPDVVLLDLKLSAGSDFEGLSLCGKLSGAHPECGLLVLTTFLDESLVMRAVHAGAKGYVVKDVDTTELVRAIRAISMGESAFDSRSAAAVVRSLSGRAEPQQQLTDREVEVLRLLASGLSNSKIGETLFISATTAKFHVSNIMRKLEVSRRAEAVYAASKRGLI from the coding sequence ATGACAGTGACGACGAAGACCATCCGGCTGGTGCTGGTGGACGATCACGCCATTCTGCGACAGGGGCTGCGTTCGATTCTGGAACGTGAACCCGATCTGCAGGTGGTGGGTGAGGCGGCATCGGAGGCAGAGGCCGAGGCGGTGGTGGCCAGCATGCGCCCCGACGTGGTGCTGCTGGATCTGAAACTGTCGGCGGGTTCGGACTTCGAGGGATTGTCGTTGTGCGGCAAGCTGTCCGGCGCCCATCCTGAGTGCGGACTGCTGGTGTTGACGACGTTCCTGGACGAGAGTCTGGTGATGCGTGCCGTGCATGCCGGTGCCAAAGGCTATGTGGTCAAGGATGTCGATACGACGGAACTGGTGCGAGCCATCCGCGCCATCTCGATGGGGGAGAGTGCTTTTGACTCGCGCAGCGCCGCGGCGGTGGTGCGGTCGCTGTCCGGGCGGGCCGAGCCGCAGCAGCAGCTCACCGACCGCGAGGTCGAAGTGCTGAGACTGTTGGCCAGCGGGCTGTCGAACAGCAAGATCGGTGAAACGCTTTTCATCTCGGCCACCACAGCCAAGTTCCATGTCAGCAACATCATGCGCAAGCTCGAAGTCAGCCGTCGCGCCGAGGCGGTGTATGCAGCCAGCAAGCGCGGCCTGATATGA
- the mftM gene encoding mycofactocin oligosaccharide methyltransferase MftM, whose protein sequence is MAILLDPLAPAPRGQWSGHGVRVRRRTSSDHHGHGVCTPRFCTHRDGTALTVEHDVTPDELSDELAVLLADDLVSSGALLGQDEFELVFTGVVRSTVDGGAPAWLRFYRNSLARLESGDTAFAPVHQRAEELLTGTQVVDLGSCFGFFPLRLAHHGFEVTATDLSAPTMRLLDLASRALRRPLRTAVCNAAGVPLPDHSADTVTALHLLEHLDDGTIGAVLSEALRLARRRVVVAVPFEEHPQECYGHIQRFSSARLQQLGTRLCAEHPGLTATVDEFHGGWLTLDL, encoded by the coding sequence ATGGCTATCCTGCTCGATCCATTGGCGCCCGCACCCCGCGGACAATGGAGCGGCCACGGTGTCCGGGTGCGCCGCCGGACCAGCAGTGATCATCACGGTCACGGCGTGTGCACCCCTCGATTCTGTACACACCGCGATGGCACCGCCCTGACGGTGGAACACGACGTCACCCCCGACGAACTGTCCGACGAGTTGGCCGTTCTGCTGGCCGACGACCTGGTCTCCTCCGGCGCATTGCTCGGGCAGGACGAGTTCGAGTTGGTGTTCACCGGCGTGGTGCGCTCCACAGTCGACGGCGGCGCCCCCGCTTGGCTACGGTTCTACCGAAACTCTCTGGCCCGGTTGGAGTCCGGTGACACCGCGTTCGCCCCGGTGCACCAGCGCGCCGAGGAACTCCTCACCGGCACTCAGGTCGTCGACCTCGGGTCCTGCTTCGGCTTCTTCCCATTGCGGTTGGCACATCACGGTTTCGAGGTGACAGCTACCGACCTCAGCGCCCCCACCATGCGACTGCTGGACCTGGCGAGCCGGGCCTTGCGCCGACCATTGCGGACCGCGGTCTGCAACGCTGCCGGGGTGCCGCTGCCGGACCACAGCGCAGACACGGTCACGGCTCTGCATCTCTTGGAGCACCTGGATGACGGCACCATCGGCGCCGTACTGTCCGAGGCGCTACGGTTGGCCCGACGTCGGGTGGTGGTGGCAGTACCGTTCGAAGAGCACCCGCAAGAGTGTTACGGGCACATCCAACGCTTCTCGTCGGCCCGGCTTCAGCAGCTGGGCACCAGACTGTGCGCCGAACATCCCGGCCTGACCGCCACGGTCGACGAATTCCATGGCGGCTGGCTCACTCTCGATCTCTGA
- the mdo gene encoding NDMA-dependent methanol dehydrogenase (This methanol dehydrogenase is considered a nicotinoprotein, since its NADP cofactor remains is not dissociable, but instead remains permanently bound. A member of this family has been shown to act as a formaldehyde dismutase, able to convert two molecules of formaldehyde (plus one water molecule) into one of methanol and one of formate, with no net change in its redox state. More recently, it was shown in Mycobacterium smegmatis that this enzyme is critical to ethanol utilization, for which the biosynthesis of the cofactor-like electron carrier mycofactocin is also required.), translating into MKVEDLLKPFPIKEFHPFPRAMMGPGAHEMVGPEALKMGFKRTLLMSSGLRGTDIVHNMAESLKWHGLEVVVYDQVESNPKDYNVMDSVKLYQENECDSFISIGGGSTHDACKGARISVAHDGRNVNDFEGFNMSENPKNPPHIAISTTAGTGSETSWAYVITDTTTDPNNPHKYVAFDDACVATLAVDDPVLYYDCPTDYTAQCGFDVLAHASEPYVSRLNFEPSLGNAIRAIKLTAENLREATWNGQDLAGRQGMMYAQYIAAQAFNSGGLGIIHSISHAVSAFYDTHHGLNNAIALPRVWAFNMPVAYKRFADIAQAMGVDTYGMTDVQAADAALAAAIRLLRDVNIIERFVDVKQDSYSKNRLGQGPTEFYKNAPVIKGDKADVDRITNHVLGDACTPGNAKECTFDLVRPVVEHCMNGDLDDLLS; encoded by the coding sequence ATGAAGGTCGAAGATCTGCTCAAGCCGTTCCCCATCAAGGAGTTCCACCCCTTCCCGCGCGCCATGATGGGTCCCGGCGCCCACGAGATGGTGGGCCCGGAAGCGCTCAAGATGGGCTTCAAGCGCACCCTGCTGATGAGCTCGGGCCTGCGCGGCACCGACATCGTGCACAACATGGCCGAATCCCTGAAATGGCATGGCCTCGAGGTCGTCGTCTATGACCAGGTTGAGTCCAACCCCAAGGACTACAACGTGATGGACTCGGTGAAGCTGTACCAGGAGAACGAGTGCGACAGCTTCATCTCCATCGGTGGCGGCTCCACCCACGACGCCTGTAAGGGCGCGCGCATCTCGGTGGCTCACGACGGTCGTAACGTCAACGACTTCGAGGGCTTCAACATGAGCGAGAACCCGAAGAACCCGCCGCACATCGCCATCTCCACCACCGCGGGCACCGGCTCGGAAACCTCGTGGGCCTACGTCATCACCGACACCACCACCGACCCGAACAACCCGCACAAGTACGTGGCCTTCGACGACGCCTGCGTGGCCACCCTGGCCGTCGACGATCCGGTGCTCTACTACGACTGCCCCACCGACTACACCGCACAGTGCGGATTCGACGTGCTGGCGCACGCCTCTGAGCCTTATGTCTCCCGGCTGAACTTCGAGCCGTCGCTGGGCAACGCCATCCGCGCCATCAAGCTGACCGCCGAGAACCTGCGTGAAGCCACCTGGAACGGCCAGGACCTGGCCGGCCGCCAGGGCATGATGTACGCGCAATACATTGCCGCACAGGCCTTCAACTCCGGCGGCCTGGGCATCATCCACTCCATTTCGCATGCGGTCTCGGCGTTCTACGACACCCACCACGGCCTCAACAACGCGATCGCCCTGCCGCGGGTGTGGGCGTTCAACATGCCGGTGGCCTACAAGCGCTTCGCCGACATCGCGCAGGCGATGGGCGTGGACACCTACGGCATGACCGACGTGCAGGCCGCCGACGCGGCGCTGGCTGCCGCGATCCGCCTGCTGCGCGATGTGAACATCATCGAGCGCTTCGTCGACGTCAAGCAGGACAGCTACTCGAAGAACCGCCTCGGCCAGGGCCCCACGGAGTTCTACAAGAACGCGCCGGTGATCAAAGGCGACAAGGCCGACGTCGACCGCATCACCAACCACGTCCTGGGCGACGCGTGCACCCCCGGCAACGCCAAGGAGTGCACCTTCGACCTGGTCCGCCCCGTCGTCGAGCACTGCATGAACGGCGACCTGGACGACCTGCTGTCCTGA
- a CDS encoding AAA family ATPase has translation MFASVEEVRETLAGEGYIADERLATTIFLTTRLDKPLLVEGPAGVGKTELAKVLAAATGRRLLRLQCYEGQDETKALYEWDYGKQLLYTQILKEKIGQLVADASTLDEAVERIGKQESVFFSDRFLAPRPLLEAVRSEEPVVLLIDEIDRADEALEAVLLELLGEYQVSVPEVGTFTARHAPYVILTSNNTRDLAAALKRRCLHLFLDYPAAERELEIVRSKDTGLSESLATQLVDVVRGLRELDLRKSPSISETIDWARTLAVLGVDELNAKVLADTVSVVVKYDKDVRKALDALPKLVDPNAKVPDSLHHHHNGHSHSHDHGHNHDHGHGHDHGHEHDHHDEPDGKEVREAKDQPGRFKDGYYGTPKTASLGRRRPF, from the coding sequence ATGTTCGCTTCCGTAGAAGAGGTTCGTGAGACGCTCGCCGGCGAGGGGTACATCGCCGACGAGCGGCTCGCGACAACGATTTTCCTCACAACCCGCCTGGACAAGCCACTGCTGGTCGAAGGCCCGGCCGGCGTCGGCAAGACGGAACTGGCCAAGGTGCTGGCGGCTGCGACCGGCCGCCGGCTGCTTCGGTTGCAGTGTTACGAAGGCCAGGACGAGACCAAGGCGCTCTACGAGTGGGATTACGGCAAGCAACTGCTGTACACCCAGATCCTCAAGGAGAAGATCGGTCAGCTGGTCGCGGACGCGAGCACCTTGGACGAAGCGGTGGAGCGGATCGGCAAGCAGGAGAGCGTGTTCTTCTCCGACCGGTTCCTGGCACCGCGACCGCTGCTGGAGGCCGTGCGCTCCGAAGAGCCGGTGGTGCTGCTGATCGACGAGATCGACCGTGCCGATGAGGCGTTGGAAGCAGTCCTGCTGGAATTGCTTGGTGAGTATCAGGTTTCGGTGCCCGAAGTCGGGACGTTCACGGCCAGGCACGCCCCGTACGTGATCCTGACGTCGAACAACACCCGCGACCTGGCCGCCGCGTTGAAACGGCGTTGCCTGCATCTGTTCCTGGATTACCCTGCCGCGGAACGGGAACTGGAGATCGTCAGGTCCAAGGACACGGGCCTCTCCGAGTCGCTGGCCACCCAACTGGTGGACGTGGTGCGTGGATTGCGCGAACTCGACCTGCGCAAGTCGCCCAGCATCTCAGAGACCATCGACTGGGCCCGCACCCTGGCGGTTCTGGGTGTCGACGAACTCAACGCCAAAGTGCTGGCCGACACGGTGTCGGTGGTGGTCAAGTACGACAAGGACGTCCGCAAAGCACTGGATGCGCTGCCCAAGCTGGTGGACCCAAACGCGAAAGTGCCTGATTCGCTGCATCATCACCACAACGGACACTCGCACAGTCATGACCACGGCCACAACCATGACCACGGCCACGGTCACGACCATGGTCACGAACACGACCATCACGACGAGCCCGACGGCAAGGAGGTCCGAGAGGCCAAGGATCAGCCGGGACGGTTCAAAGACGGGTACTACGGCACCCCGAAGACCGCTTCGTTGGGTCGTCGAAGGCCGTTCTGA
- a CDS encoding MadS family sensor histidine kinase — MPDRVTATELERLTGLRSGKGSFYSEFRSTAMRLDRVVAALDTISRALVQTVHGSENLVRAVAEAARVHLDAEWVVLALADGALPDAHPRHLILDSAGRAYAFEGLFDAHDPGPHLPDAVLNRLNDILRGQLAPFRLPVIERHHAHVPIELDGEVMGAFAAWTAPPRTLDATDAAVMRILASQTAVALQNSSLFSKSVNLLTESEARNAELLATQRELGAVQRHQVLDDERHRIARELHDSVAQTVLSAGMLIEVCRSEVDAPEIASRLDLAKDLTRSATEQLRSAIYALNHPGEADRSSLTEMLGQLATVHMPEDLRVQLRVSGKPVELPSDVEHALLRIAGEALFNTAMHGSATRAILGVTYGESAVTLSISDDGIGDPDRLRLMLSMAEAADVDGHHRGLANMRARAREHGGTFEVYRSRIGGVRVTARIPRPIAGGVLA, encoded by the coding sequence ATGCCGGACCGCGTCACCGCCACTGAACTGGAGCGGCTGACCGGACTGCGTTCGGGAAAAGGATCGTTCTACAGCGAATTCCGCTCTACTGCAATGCGATTGGACCGAGTGGTGGCGGCGCTGGACACGATCTCGCGGGCGCTGGTGCAGACGGTGCACGGGTCGGAGAACCTGGTGCGTGCCGTCGCCGAAGCGGCCCGGGTGCACCTGGACGCCGAGTGGGTGGTGCTGGCGTTGGCCGACGGCGCCTTGCCGGATGCACATCCGCGGCATCTGATCCTGGACTCCGCGGGGCGCGCGTATGCGTTCGAAGGACTCTTCGACGCCCACGATCCCGGACCGCACCTGCCGGACGCCGTGCTGAACCGGCTCAACGACATCCTGCGTGGCCAGTTGGCGCCGTTCCGGCTTCCGGTGATCGAGCGCCACCACGCGCACGTCCCGATCGAACTCGACGGCGAGGTGATGGGTGCCTTCGCCGCGTGGACGGCGCCGCCGCGCACCCTGGATGCCACCGACGCCGCGGTGATGCGCATCCTGGCAAGCCAGACCGCGGTGGCTCTGCAGAATTCGTCACTGTTCTCCAAATCGGTCAACCTTCTGACCGAATCGGAGGCACGTAATGCCGAATTGCTGGCCACCCAGCGAGAACTCGGCGCGGTGCAACGGCACCAGGTGCTCGACGACGAACGTCACCGCATCGCCCGCGAACTGCACGACAGTGTGGCTCAGACCGTGCTGTCGGCAGGCATGCTGATCGAGGTGTGCCGCAGTGAGGTGGATGCCCCGGAGATCGCGAGCCGGCTTGATCTGGCCAAGGATCTGACTCGCTCGGCCACCGAGCAGCTGCGATCGGCCATCTACGCGTTGAACCATCCGGGGGAGGCTGATCGCTCCAGCCTGACCGAGATGCTGGGGCAGTTGGCGACGGTGCACATGCCCGAGGATCTGCGAGTGCAGCTGCGGGTATCTGGCAAGCCGGTGGAACTGCCCAGCGACGTCGAACATGCCCTGTTGAGGATCGCGGGGGAGGCGTTGTTCAATACCGCCATGCACGGCAGCGCCACCCGGGCCATTCTGGGGGTGACCTATGGCGAATCCGCGGTCACCTTGTCTATCTCCGATGACGGCATCGGTGACCCGGACCGGTTGCGGCTGATGTTGAGCATGGCCGAGGCTGCCGATGTCGACGGCCATCACCGTGGGTTGGCGAACATGCGGGCCCGGGCCCGCGAGCATGGTGGCACCTTCGAGGTGTACCGCTCCCGCATCGGCGGGGTGCGGGTGACGGCCAGGATTCCCCGGCCCATCGCAGGAGGAGTTCTCGCATGA